One Hordeum vulgare subsp. vulgare chromosome 4H, MorexV3_pseudomolecules_assembly, whole genome shotgun sequence DNA window includes the following coding sequences:
- the LOC123450980 gene encoding auxin-responsive protein SAUR71-like, producing MRHLIRRLSRVGDDSSPPASPSPKRRGGGGGGRAAVPEGHVPVHVGDGSEAERFLVRAELLGRPALAELLGRAAQEYGYDHQGPLRIPCCSPAAFRRALASVAADCC from the coding sequence ATGAGGCACCTGATCCGGCGGCTGTCACGCGTGGGCGACGACTCCTCGCCGCCCGCGTCGCCGTCGCCGAAGCGgcgcggcgggggcgggggcgggaggGCAGCGGTGCCGGAGGGCCACGTGCCGGTGCACGTCGGGGACGGCAGCGAGGCGGAGCGGTTCCTGGTGCGAGCCGAGCTGCTGGGCCGGCCGGCGCTGGCGGAGCTCCTCGGGCGCGCGGCGCAGGAGTACGGGTACGACCACCAGGGCCCGCTCCGCATCCCCTGCTGCTCCCCCGCCGCCTTCCGCCGCGCGCTCGCCTCCGTCGCCGCCGACTGCTGCTAG